The Shewanella halotolerans region TGCTCTGTTTGAAAACGCGGCCATGGATATCTGGGTGAACAAGGGGATGTTGATGCAGGTGCCGGCCGACGGCGCCCATGTTGCCATCCCGCGCATGAGCCATCAGACGCTGCTGACGGTGAAGGCGGATCTGCGCACTCAGGGCGAGGCCGCCAAACAGGTGCTGCAACGCTCCCCCCTGGCCGATACGGTCGGGGCCACGCTAGAGGTGGTGCAGGTGCAGGGTGAGGTTTCGGGCAAGCTGGATCTCAGCATCCCCCTCTATCATGGTGGCAAAGAGGCGATACTGGGACAGGTGAAGTTCGACAATACCCCTGTCTATATCAGCGAGCCGGGGGTACAGCTAGATGGGGTGACCGGCGAGGTCTACTTTGCCAACGAGGTGGTCACAGGTGAGAAGATACAGGCGCGTCTGTTCGAGCAACCCGTGAGTTTCACCTTCGACACAGGCAAGACCAACAAGCACTATGGCCTGAATCTGGATATGCAGGGGCAGTGGGCGCTGGCCTCGCTGCCGGCGATGTTGGACAACCCGCTCAAGGATTACTATAGCGGTGAGCTGGATTGGCAGGGCGCCATGACGCTGATCTTCGATGAACTGGGTTATCGTATTCAGGCCCAGGTGAAGAGTGACATGCAGGGCGTCGAGCTGAGCCTGCCGGGTAAGTTTGCCAAGACGGCCGACAGCCCGCGAGCCCTCTCCTTCGAGCTGATCGGTGATAACAAGCAGGCCTCGTTAGGGGCCAAGCTTGGGGATCAGATGGAGTTCTGGGGGGGATTCGACGAGGAGTCGGGCGACCATTTGGCGCACTTCGACCTGCTGCTGGGACGCCTGTTTAAGCCGGGCGACCAACTCAAGCGTCAGGCCGGCCATCTGCAGCTGGATATGCCTGCCACCGAATTTGCCCCCTGGCTGCCCATCATCAAGGGATTCATGGGCGATGCCGCACTGGAATCCTCACTGGACATGGCCATGCGGGAAGCCTTAGCGGAGCAGGCGCCGGAGACTCCGCTGGTACAGGCTGATACCGAGCCTAAGAAGAGCAGCTTCTTCCCGCCGCTGATTGCGGTCGACGGTCAGGTACGCCAGTTGAACCTCTATGGGCAGCCGCTGACCGAGCTGAACCTGGAGGCGCGTCCCACAGAACATGGCTGGCGCTTCAAGGGCAACGCCAACGAATTTAGCGGCCGGGTGGACTTCTATCCAGACTGGTCGACCCAGGGCTTAAAGCTGGTGGCGAGCCGATTTAATTTTGCACCTGAGAGCAAGGAGGGCGAAGCCTCTGAGGTTGCCAGCAATGAGGTGCTCAGCATACTGCCGCCGTTGGCGGTGGATGTGGATCAGTTTAGCGTCTATGGTAAGCCGCTGGGCCACCTGGTGTTGCAGGCGACGCCCAAGAATGGCGACTATCAGATCCAGACTATCGCCATCACGACCCCGGGGATCACCCTCAAGGGTAAGGGCGCCTGGTCCAACAGTGAGGGGCAGAACCTGACCGAGTTTCAGGTGGATCTTAAGGCCAAGCAGTTCGATGAGGTCTCAGAGCGTCTGGGCATAGACCCCGGCCTCAAGGAGGCGCCGCTGGATCTGCAGGCCGAGCTGTCTTGGCAGGGGGCGCCCTATGCCTTCTCGCTGGAGACCCTCAACGGCCAGATCAGTTACAAGCTGGGCAAGGGCCACCTGTCTGAGGTGAGTGACAAGGGGGCGCGCATCTTCTCCCTGTTCAGCCTGGATTCCTTGCTGCGTAAGCTGTCGCTGGATTTCTCCGATGTCTTCGGCAAGGGGCTTTACTTTAACGCCTTTACCGGCACCCTTAAGCTGGATAACGGTGTGGTCAAGACAACAGACTCCGAGATGGATGCGGTGGCCGGTAACATGAGGGTGCGGGGCTATACCGACCTCACCACAGAGAGCCTCAACTACGACATACGCTTCGTGCCGCAACTGGCCTCAAGCGTGCCGACCGTGGTGCTGCTCAGTACCGGCGGTTGGACCCTGGGCCTGGGCGCCTTCGCCCTGACCAAGGTGTTGGAGCCGGTGATCGAGGTGATCTCTGAGATCCGCTTCAGGCTGACGGGCACCATGTCTGAGCCTAAGCTGGAGGAGCTGGAGCGTAAGAGCAAGGAGATAGAGATCCCCGAGTCTGTCTTGCCGCGTCAACAAGCGCCTGGCGTAGAAGCTAAGCCAGAGAGCGTGCTGCCAGAAAGCAAACAGCCAGCGAGCGAACAACCAGCGCAACTAAAACAAGAGCAGCAAGAACAGAATCCGGCGCAGTCTGGGGCAGACGCTCTGCCAGCAGAGGCGGCGGGTGAGCAGGTGATGCCATCGGGCGTGGAGATCCCTAAGCCGGCGGTCGTCGCCATGCCAGAATTTAAGGAGACGCCCACAGGGCAGCAGGCGCCAGTGGAGCAACAAACCGAGACGCCGCAACAGCAAGAGTCACAGGAAAAGCCAGTGAGCAAGGAGTCAAGCGATGCAGGTCAGCCTATTACAATGTCAGAGTGGTCGCGACGTCGAGGAGAACCTCAGCTTTATTCGCGAGCAGCTTGATGCCTTAGTCGGTGGCGAGCGCCCCCATCTGGTGGTGCTGCCAGAGTGCTGCCTGCTGTTTGGTGGCCATGAGCGTCAACAGCTGGCCTATGCCGGGGACGATGCTGGTAGCGAACTCAAGCAGACCCTGGCCGCGCTGGCGAAGCAATATGGTATCTATCTGGTGGCGGGCACCATTCCTATCCTGGCCGATGAGGGGCGGGTGTTCAGCCGCAGCTATCTGTTTAACGATAGCGGCGAGACCCTAGGTCACTACGACAAACTGCACCTGTTCGACGTGGATGTGGACGATGGCACTAAGTCTTACCGGGAGAGTGACACCTTTTGCCCCGGTGAGGCAGTAACCGTTGTCGATACGCCTTTCGGTAAGGTCGGGATGGCGATATGCTATGACATCAGGTTTGCCGATCTATTTCGCGCCATGCGTCTACAGGGGGCGGAGATCATCGTCCTGCCTGCGGCCTTTACCAGGGTGACCGGGCGGGTGCACTGGCTGCCCCTGCTGCAGGCCAGGGCGATAGAGACCCAGTGTTTCCTGTTGGCGGCGGCCCAGTGGGGCGAGCACAACCAGGGGAAACGTGAGACCTGGGGACACTCCTGCGTCATAGATCCCTGGGGAGAAGTGCAGGCGATCAAGCCCGAAGGTTGTGGCTGGTTGTCGGCAGAGATAGACCTTAAGGCCATAGAGGGGATACGTCGTAACATCCCAGTGGTCGAGCACAATCGTTTCGAGCCACCCAAATTAAAGAGATAATAAAATCGCGCCTTCCATGCGCCATAGAGAGAAAATTAATGCCATTTTTAACCCAAGTAGAACAGAGCCTCTTGCAAGACGGATTGTCGCTGGATCAGTTGCAAGGCTATATCAATAGCATTCATCAGCATCAGGTGGACTTTTCCGATCTCTATTTTCAGGGCAGTCGCCACGAGTCTTGGGTGTTAGAAGATGGCATAGTCAAGGAAGGCAGCTTCCATATCGAGCGTGGTGTGGGCGTGCGTGCCATCAGCGGCGAGAAGACAGGCTTCGCCTATGCCGACGAGATCAATCCCGTAGCATTGAGTGCGGCGGTCGAGGCGGCTCGCGGCATCTCTGCGGCGGGCAATAGCGGCCGCGTTCAGGCCTGGAAACAGCAGAAGGTGACGCCTCTGTATCAGAGTGCTGACCCTATTGCTGCCATGGAAGAGGTGAAGAAGATTGAGCTGCTCAAGCAGGCCGACGCCTATGTGCGCAGCCTGGATCCGCGCATCATACAGGTGGTGATCAGCCTGTCGGGCGTGCATGAAGAGATCTTAATCGCGGCCAGCGACGGCACCCTGGCGGCAGATATTCGTCCCCTGGTACGTTTCAACTGTAGTGTGGTGCTGGAGCAGGAAGGTAAGCGTGAGCGTGGCGCCAGCGGTGGCGGTGGACGCCATGACTACCAAGTATTTTTCGAGTCGGGCGAAGATGGTCTGCCTAGCTGTTTCGCCTTTGCCCGCGAAGCCGTGCGTCAGGCATCGGTCAATCTAACCGCCATAGATGCACCGGCCGGTGAGATGCCTGTGGTACTGGGCGCGGGTTGGCCCGGGGTACTGCTACATGAGGCAGTGGGTCATGGTCTGGAAGGCGACTTTAACCGTAAGGGCAGCAGCGCCTTTAGCGGCCTGGTCGGCCAACAGGTGGCGTCAAGCCTGGTAACTGTGGTGGACGATGGCACACTGGAAAATCGCCGCGGCTCGCTCAGCATAGACGATGAAGGGGTTCCTACTCAGAAGACTGTGCTTATTCAGGACGGCATCCTCAAGGGTTATATGCAAGACAAGCTCAACGGCCGTCTTATGGGCCAGGCCTCAACCGGTAATGGTCGCCGCGAGTCTTATGCCCATCTGCCGATGCCGCGCATGACCAATACCTATATGGAAGCCGGCGACAGCTCGCCTGCCGACATCATCAAGTCGGTGGACAAGGGTATCTATGCGCCTAACTTCGGCGGCGGTCAGGTCGATATCACCTCGGGCAAGTTTGTGTTCTCGGCGTCTGAAGCCTATCTCATCGAGAAGGGCGAGATCACCCAGGCGATCAAGGGCGCGACCCTGATAGGTAATGGTCCCGAGGCCATGGGGCAGATCTCCATGGTGGGTAACGATCTGGCGCTCGATAAGGGCGTCGGTGTCTGTGGCAAAGATGGTCAAAGTGTGCCCGTGGGCGTGGGCCAGCCTAGCTTGAAACTCGACCGCTTGACGGTAGGCGGCACGGCGTAATTTAGTCGCCGACCTCGCCTCTGGCAGAGCTGTCAGAGGCAAGTACCGCCCTGCGAGAGTAGTTGCAGGAGTGGTTGCAAGAGAGAGTTTAGGGAAGGCTGTCGACAGCTTGTGAAGCGGCTTGCCAACAAGGCTTGCTTCTCAACGCCCCCATAGGGTGTTAACATTTGCCAAGGAAATAGAGTTATAGCTCTAGAGGTGTCGATGAGATATTCACATATTGTTTGGCTGTCGCTGTTAGCCCTGGCGGGGAATGCCGCCCAGGCTAAGGAACTCGCCTTCGGCGATGCCTGGCAGCAGCTGTTACAGGTCAGCGACAAGTTGCAGGCCAGCCAGCAGGAGGTTAACCGTGCCCAGGCCGAGCAGGCCGCCGGCGAGGACCTCAACCTGCCTTCGTTGTCGATCAACGGCAGCTACACACGTTTAGAGAAACCCCTGGAGCTGGATCTGAGGGATCTCAACCCCTTAGCCAGTCTCGACCCCGCCAGCTTGCCGCCGGCACTCGGCGGTGCCCTAGGCGCCATTCCGGGGTCGCTGTTTGTCACCCCTTTTACCGAGCAGGATGTCTTCCGCTCCAGCCTGCAGGCGATGTGGCCCATCTATACCGGCGGCCGGATCAGCGCCGCCCAGGGGATCCATGAGGCCCAGGTGGCCGAGAAGGAGCAGCAGCATCAGCTGTCTACCCGGGATCTCTTCGTCCAGCTGGTGGACAGATACTATGGTGTGGCGGTGAGCCATGCCCTGATGGCGACCCGTGGCCAGCTGGTGGATGCCCTCACCGAGCACGCCGAGCATGCGGTCAAGCTTGAGCAGCAGGGACAGATCGCCAAGGTGGAGCGACTCAACGCCCAAGTGGCCCTGGAAAATGCCCGGGTGGATTATGCCAGCGCCAAGCGTCAGCTGGAGATGAGCCAGATCGCCCTATCACGCATGCTGCATCAGAGCGATGTCGATACCGCCTCTAAGCTATTTCTGCTCGATAACCCGCCCTCCCTCGGGCAGCTCAGTCAGCTGACCCTGACTAGCCATCCGGCGCTCAAGCTGTTGGAGGCCAAGGAGACCCAGGCCAACGGCCTTATTGATGTGGAGAAGGGCAGTTATTACCCTAGCGTCTTTCTCTACGGTAACTACACACTATATGAAGACGATAGCCTGCTGGCCAAGATGGAGCCCGACTGGATGGTCGGCGTCGGGGTGAAGATCCCGCTTATCAGCCGCGATGGTCGTAGTGGCAAGGTCGAGGCCGCCCGCAGCGCCCTGTTGCAGGCGCGCTACACCAAGGCACAGACCCAGCAGGATCTCAGCCTGCTGCTGGATCAGAGCTATCGCCAGCTGCAGCAGGCCAGGGAGGAGACAGAGTCACTCGACCTGTCGCTGTCGCTTGCCAAAGAAAACAAACGCCTAAGGGATCTCGCCTTCAGCCAGGGGCTGTCGACCTCTATCGAGAAGGTGGACGCCGAGCTTAAGCTGAGCGGCGTGCAGACCCAGCAGCTGGCGGCCCAGTACCGCTATGTACAGGCCTACGCCAGATTGATGGCCATCAGTGGTCAGTTAGATGAATTTATCGGTCGTTCACGCACCGCCCAGGAGAGAGCTGATGCGCACTAACAGAATCCTAGCCATTGTCGCCCTAATCGCCTTAGTGGCCATCCTGGCCTACGGCCTGATGCTTGCCCATACGCCCAAGGCCGAGCGACTGCAGGGGCAGATAGAGGCCAGAGAGTACAACATCTCCTCTAAGGTGCCAGGGCGCGTGGCGCAGGTCATGGTGCGCCGTGGCGACCAGGTGGCCGAAGGCGATCTCCTGTTTGCCATCGACAGCCCTGAGCTCAATGCCAAGCTGATGCAGGCCCAAGGGGGCCGCGACGCCGCTAAGGCGTTGCAACAGGAGGCGGATAACGGCGCCCGTAAGCAGCAGGTAGCGGCTTCTAAGGAGCAATGGCTAAAGGCGAAGGCGGCGGCAACCCTGGCCGAGACCACCTATCAGAGGGTAGAAGCCCTGTTTAGCGAAGGGGTGCTGGCCCGTCAGAAACGCGACGAGGCCTTTACTCAGTGGCAGGCGGCCAAGTACACCCAGCAGGCGGCCTATGCCATGTATCAGATGGCCGAAGAGGGCGCCCGTGAAGAGACCAAGGCCGCGGCCGAGGGTAATGCCCGCATGGCCGAGGGGGCGGTGAAAGAGGTTAGCGCCATTTTGGCCGACAGCCAGATGCGCTCGCCCAAGTCCGGCGAGGTCAGCGAGGTGCTGCTGCACCCAGGAGAGCTGGCGCCAAGCGGCTTTCCTGTGGTGAGCATTATCGACATGCAGGATGCCTGGGCCGTGTTTCAGGTGCGTGAAGATCAGCTTAAGGGCTTTAAGGTGGGCGATACCCTGAAGGTGGAGATCCCGGCGCTCGGCGAGCGTTACCCCTTCAAGATCGCGCACATCAGCGTCATGGGCCATTTCGCCACCTGGCGCTCCACCGAGAGTGGCCACGACTTCGATATGCGCACCTTCGAGATGGAGCTAAGACCCGTAACCCCCATCGCCGACCTGAGGGTGGGTATGACCAGCCTGTTGGTACAGTAGGCCTTGGCGTCCATGGGGCAACTCATCACGCGGGAACTCAGGCGGCTGTGGCAGTCGCCCTGGCAGCTCGCCCTGGTCAGCTATCTGCCCTTGCTGGGCACGCTCGCCCTCTGGTGGCTGTTTAGCGCCGGGCTACCTCGCGCCCTGCCTGTGGCCGTGGTGGATCAGGATCAGAGCCAGCTGAGCCGCATGCTGGTGCGTCAGCTGAGTGCCAACTCGGTGATCAGCCCTGTGAGCTATCAGGATATCGGTCAGGCACAGGCCGCCATGGAGAGGGCCGAGGCCTATGCCATGGTGGTGCTTCCTTTCAAGCTGAATCAGGACCTGATGATAGGGCATCAGCCCAATATCGATATTCGCT contains the following coding sequences:
- a CDS encoding TolC family protein yields the protein MRYSHIVWLSLLALAGNAAQAKELAFGDAWQQLLQVSDKLQASQQEVNRAQAEQAAGEDLNLPSLSINGSYTRLEKPLELDLRDLNPLASLDPASLPPALGGALGAIPGSLFVTPFTEQDVFRSSLQAMWPIYTGGRISAAQGIHEAQVAEKEQQHQLSTRDLFVQLVDRYYGVAVSHALMATRGQLVDALTEHAEHAVKLEQQGQIAKVERLNAQVALENARVDYASAKRQLEMSQIALSRMLHQSDVDTASKLFLLDNPPSLGQLSQLTLTSHPALKLLEAKETQANGLIDVEKGSYYPSVFLYGNYTLYEDDSLLAKMEPDWMVGVGVKIPLISRDGRSGKVEAARSALLQARYTKAQTQQDLSLLLDQSYRQLQQAREETESLDLSLSLAKENKRLRDLAFSQGLSTSIEKVDAELKLSGVQTQQLAAQYRYVQAYARLMAISGQLDEFIGRSRTAQERADAH
- a CDS encoding carbon-nitrogen hydrolase family protein translates to MQVSLLQCQSGRDVEENLSFIREQLDALVGGERPHLVVLPECCLLFGGHERQQLAYAGDDAGSELKQTLAALAKQYGIYLVAGTIPILADEGRVFSRSYLFNDSGETLGHYDKLHLFDVDVDDGTKSYRESDTFCPGEAVTVVDTPFGKVGMAICYDIRFADLFRAMRLQGAEIIVLPAAFTRVTGRVHWLPLLQARAIETQCFLLAAAQWGEHNQGKRETWGHSCVIDPWGEVQAIKPEGCGWLSAEIDLKAIEGIRRNIPVVEHNRFEPPKLKR
- a CDS encoding HlyD family secretion protein gives rise to the protein MRTNRILAIVALIALVAILAYGLMLAHTPKAERLQGQIEAREYNISSKVPGRVAQVMVRRGDQVAEGDLLFAIDSPELNAKLMQAQGGRDAAKALQQEADNGARKQQVAASKEQWLKAKAAATLAETTYQRVEALFSEGVLARQKRDEAFTQWQAAKYTQQAAYAMYQMAEEGAREETKAAAEGNARMAEGAVKEVSAILADSQMRSPKSGEVSEVLLHPGELAPSGFPVVSIIDMQDAWAVFQVREDQLKGFKVGDTLKVEIPALGERYPFKIAHISVMGHFATWRSTESGHDFDMRTFEMELRPVTPIADLRVGMTSLLVQ
- the tldD gene encoding metalloprotease TldD, with product MPFLTQVEQSLLQDGLSLDQLQGYINSIHQHQVDFSDLYFQGSRHESWVLEDGIVKEGSFHIERGVGVRAISGEKTGFAYADEINPVALSAAVEAARGISAAGNSGRVQAWKQQKVTPLYQSADPIAAMEEVKKIELLKQADAYVRSLDPRIIQVVISLSGVHEEILIAASDGTLAADIRPLVRFNCSVVLEQEGKRERGASGGGGRHDYQVFFESGEDGLPSCFAFAREAVRQASVNLTAIDAPAGEMPVVLGAGWPGVLLHEAVGHGLEGDFNRKGSSAFSGLVGQQVASSLVTVVDDGTLENRRGSLSIDDEGVPTQKTVLIQDGILKGYMQDKLNGRLMGQASTGNGRRESYAHLPMPRMTNTYMEAGDSSPADIIKSVDKGIYAPNFGGGQVDITSGKFVFSASEAYLIEKGEITQAIKGATLIGNGPEAMGQISMVGNDLALDKGVGVCGKDGQSVPVGVGQPSLKLDRLTVGGTA
- a CDS encoding YhdP family protein, whose translation is MSRPFCPRTFGRLCWQMIAIIVVLFALSVSLFRGLLPKLDQVRQELVSYIYEQYQVKVEVSELTAEWQAFGPAVTIKNLVLPVQENLPVTFIIDNVHLKLDFWDSLVSASPQIENVIFEGVKIALDLDRISQAGNGQQSSDAPVAEQNTDWLYALMLEQFDRFAITDVTMQLISSSHKYRPIHIRDLRWRNLAGRHRAEGALFLDEQASEVERLSLAVDIRGDGHSPESLTGQLYLAANSLDLGEWASRQENPYASGKKLPLEGVVNLQAWAEFSNRAFTAATVAFEPSWLQWQLKGEQQKFEIKAGQLNWQPQVSGWQLTSSDLAFVTNGQAWPALHIGARKRDDRLMASINQLDAEVLLPLLPLVPGMELDGLYLWQSMDPKGSIEQLKLGYGAQQGFALSAQLKQIAWQGSGAIPGAEPIDLMLGKQGSDLYLSAPEQQYHLDFNGGFEEALSLAGDAFTVKYALGEAALIAPKLHFYNADLDLDAAMKLGFAGEASLNLLADVQVKNAARAKYYFPKHAMSESLVDYLSGAIKAGQSQDAKVVWNGPLKHFPYDDNSGVFQAGFSLNQARYRFQPDWPEVTDLSLNALFENAAMDIWVNKGMLMQVPADGAHVAIPRMSHQTLLTVKADLRTQGEAAKQVLQRSPLADTVGATLEVVQVQGEVSGKLDLSIPLYHGGKEAILGQVKFDNTPVYISEPGVQLDGVTGEVYFANEVVTGEKIQARLFEQPVSFTFDTGKTNKHYGLNLDMQGQWALASLPAMLDNPLKDYYSGELDWQGAMTLIFDELGYRIQAQVKSDMQGVELSLPGKFAKTADSPRALSFELIGDNKQASLGAKLGDQMEFWGGFDEESGDHLAHFDLLLGRLFKPGDQLKRQAGHLQLDMPATEFAPWLPIIKGFMGDAALESSLDMAMREALAEQAPETPLVQADTEPKKSSFFPPLIAVDGQVRQLNLYGQPLTELNLEARPTEHGWRFKGNANEFSGRVDFYPDWSTQGLKLVASRFNFAPESKEGEASEVASNEVLSILPPLAVDVDQFSVYGKPLGHLVLQATPKNGDYQIQTIAITTPGITLKGKGAWSNSEGQNLTEFQVDLKAKQFDEVSERLGIDPGLKEAPLDLQAELSWQGAPYAFSLETLNGQISYKLGKGHLSEVSDKGARIFSLFSLDSLLRKLSLDFSDVFGKGLYFNAFTGTLKLDNGVVKTTDSEMDAVAGNMRVRGYTDLTTESLNYDIRFVPQLASSVPTVVLLSTGGWTLGLGAFALTKVLEPVIEVISEIRFRLTGTMSEPKLEELERKSKEIEIPESVLPRQQAPGVEAKPESVLPESKQPASEQPAQLKQEQQEQNPAQSGADALPAEAAGEQVMPSGVEIPKPAVVAMPEFKETPTGQQAPVEQQTETPQQQESQEKPVSKESSDAGQPITMSEWSRRRGEPQLYSRAA